In Phaenicophaeus curvirostris isolate KB17595 chromosome 9, BPBGC_Pcur_1.0, whole genome shotgun sequence, the DNA window AGAACATCTTCACAGAAGTAAAGCAGCCAATAGCTGCCTTCAAGTATAAGTAAACTATATTAGCAAAGTTCTGAGGAATTCAGTTTTACATTTAATCCAGACTAATTCATCCATCTCTCATTACCATTACCAAATTACTGTACAGAGCTTTTGCTTACAAAAAGATAAGTCAGTTCCTTTAGactacaaaggaaaataatccaTCATAAGAAAGGGACTGCAGACTTAATAAACCTATTCCGCTAAAAGGTAACATTAAAACTTGCTTGCTGCAACATGTATTTCTCCTTGTAGAAGGAAAGCTTCTCACATCACAGAGCTGAGTTTCCATCTTTGTGAGCAGACTGATAGTTAATCTGATTCTTTTTGTCCTATTCTGGGCTTCATATCTGCTTTCACCCTTATCCTTCAGTATTGCTGGAATGAGAACAGCTGTGAACAGGCACCTTACTATCAGCACGTTCTCTGGAGGATCTGTATGTGGGGGTATGGCAACAGTCTAAATGAGGCTGCTCCTAttctaaagaaaggaaaaaattacaatttcaTAAATCTTCTGTCAGCATTTAACATCTTATTTTCACCAgctctttccatcatctgccTCTGAATTCCTTCTTCACTCCACAAAACTGTACTCAAAGGGAATGCAAGCTGTAGTTGAAGTTACATTAGGCAATTGtggttttggggctttttttttgtcaacaAACAACTTTAGATTTTATGCAGATGTTAAATTGTATTAACACTTTTGAAAACACACCACACGCAGTAACAATAAGATAGTatcttcttctctcttctcttctcttcctgaTTCAGGCTCTGGCTTGCTATACTCCAAAGGAGGTTAAAGTTCAGAAGGAGAAGGCAAAGATGATTTTAATCTGCCTGAATTTCCCTCGAGGCTTAGACACCCAAGCAGAAGTCATCTTTGTTGTGAATTACATTTCCAAGTTACCTATAGGCCACTTTGCACCTTAAGAAAGCACTGAGCCAAGAACTGTTTACCCTCTTAGCCAACAAAAGAATGCCTATAAAACTGTAAAAGGTGATCAGTGCACCAGGTCTACACACAACAAATCCTGAAAAAATGGGAATTCCTACAAATAACATTTGAGCAACGTCTTCTGTACATAATATAActgcaaagaaacaggaaaactggAATCTACCATTTTATTTCGACCCTTGCTGAGCAATTTTCTGACAAAAGTTTCCATCCAGAAATTCAATTCCCATCTAGAGAGAGAATGAGGAATGCAAATGGTAGGATCACAAATAAAAGTCACAGTTAAAAATAAGCTGAAACAAAATGACAAACAAAAGCTGTAGTTTTCATTGATTGTGACTGATGGAGCCACCAGTTTGTTAATTTAGGATGCACTCTAGTGGACACACATGtaacaaaatcaaacaaagaaacacatgttatgaaaataaagaaaaagaaagccacATGTTGGAAGTAGTTACAATTCTTTATTGGCATGTTTGAAAATACTCTCTTATAACTGGAACGTATTTCCTAATTAAATTCAGCCTGTGTGAAGGCTGAAATTTTCATAGTTGACATGACTGGACATAAAATGTAGATGGACGCAAGTTACttatcaatttttaaaaattttaatctAAATAACAGGATTCAGTTACACATACTGGCTCAAAAGAGAAACTGCCATCCATTGATCCAGTTACTCCATCCCTTTGGAACTGGCACAAGAAGCTTCTATGCAAACAGTGTTAATAGGTACAATTAGAACCGTAGTACCTTTAAATGCAGCCTCAAAATGACACTATTTTAACTGTTAGTAATAAATATAATCATAAACTGTCCTTACTGGAATATTAACCATAAGGACATACTCATCCCACAGGAAAGATTCTTGACTCACAGAAATTGCACACCCACACCAATGCAGAATACATGTTGACAGCAAAGTCTGACCACCTAATCACAAAAGTAGTTCCATTTTTCTGTGGAACAAAGTTACACAAACCTTCCTAAGTACTTATACCCAGAAAGTGAcgtttttctcttttgattttAAGGATGTTCGTGTTAGAGATGCCAATTAACAGTATCCAAAAAACAAAAGGGCAATACATAGGGCAATAGGGGTTTTTCTAATGAATGTATTATATTATTTTCAAGGGAAGTATATAATATATTACTATACTAGAAATCAACAGTACTTACCTTTTTATAAACCGATAGGGTTATGCCTAGTATGAGCTCCATGAACAGAACAAGTTATTTAAAGTAGAAAACTATTTATTACACGATGGACCTTTGCCTCTTGGGTCTATAGATACTTTTAGCAGGTTACCAAAGATAGCAAAATCCCTAAAGCAAGATATAATGTAAacaaattaaagtaaaattattCCAAAAATCTCCTTCATCTAAAAACTGAAGAATGCATTGAATGCATTAACTACGCAGTGAATTTGTAATGAAGAGTATTTTCATTATACAATACTAACGATGACTTAACGTTGAATGTCCAACTAACCTGTATTATCAAGGGACACCAACAAAGGCACCTTTTTAGCCAAGAACCACAATGTTTCTTAAAGCTGCTGTCTTTTCCatttataatgaaaaaacacagaacattCTTGACAACCTGTACCAAGATATCTGTgcttatggatttttttcttataaaaattaatgtaatcTTTAAGAATTATAAAACCTATTTCTATAGATAAATATGGAtcattttctaaatttttttcagaagtgaagCCTTGAGAACTAATAATGGTATTTAATAAAGACAACAAAGTTGTAACTTATTGACTTGCAAACTCAAGACAAATGCAGGAAAGAATTTTAAGGCCTGATGAATCAAAACTGATATGCAGGCACTTGCAGCTCACCTAATATCACATGATAATCAGAAAAGGTTATTATAAATCCTAGAGCCAACACATACCGTCACACCTCATGATTTCTAAGATAGACAAGATCTTTTAGTACATTGGTCTACTGAGTCACATAGAGCTCAATTTATCTCTTCCACATAAACTGGATAATTGTCTGATTTGACTTTTGCATCTAGTTCAATGTGCAGAACTCTCTCTCCATCTTTTAATCTGTAGAGCACACCCTCTTTCTATCAGAAACCATTCAAATTCCCAGAAAATCGTTTTTCAAtcatcttttattcttttaatattgACTCAGATGATCACATTATAGCCTCTactccaaaataattttgacaaATTAATTATATCTATATTATGGTTACACTTCAGGAATCAATGGGCAATaagtagaaaatatatttactgcTTTCATTGCGATTgcagttttcttcctcagaGTCAGCCGCAATAGCTGCAGTGGTTTAAGAACAAAAAGGAAGCACAAGATGTCAGAATTAACAGAATTTATACAAACAtccagaaagcacagaaactgaaacaacAGGTATGTTTGTTCTGCTTTGAGCTAAAGCAAAACCAATTCTCTAACTATTCAGCTaagtctcatctaagtaactatattttctgaaagtcaaCATGTGTTTCAGACAGTGtctgtctctagaagtgatTATGCTTAATATTTATAGTTATCACCAAAGTAgcagggcattggtatgcagaaaggccattgcttatacttattcctataaaAACCAGGGCCATTCTCAAGTTGGTGGAATGCCATAAGTCTAAGGGTGAAAAAGGGTCGCACCTGCAGGGACGAGGGAACAGGACAGGTGACTCAAAACTCACCAGCATTTTCCATCCAATATATGTCATACTTGATATAAAGCTCAGGGATCACAAGGGTCAAGCCCTCTTCTCCAATAGCCAGGGGTTTGgtactagataatctttaaggtcccttccaatccaaactattctatgattctatataaaatacacaaataatGATATTACAGTTCTGGATCACCAAGTAACaagtagaaaatatatttactgcTTTCAGATCTGTTGggaactttctttttctgcttctgctgtgtcatctgttacgctctaaaaaaacaaaacaaggaattctaTCAGTTGCCAGCATTAATTGAACTCTGTAAAAcgtaaaaaagaggaaaaaagaaaaagaaaaaaccccatatGACAGATAAGTCTATATTCATCAATGTAATTATATATTCTTCCATCCCATGAAATCAATGAAGTTTACTGACGGACTCTCATTATAAAAGTCAGCAACTCTGGATGAAGTCTCATGATTCTGAGAGCAGTAGAGTTTCAGTAGCATGAGCTTATATAACTTCATTTGATCAATCTGTTCTTAATTTGTAGTTTAACTCAACAAACACATAACTctaaaaactgaaataacatCACCATAGACCTATGTAATCCAAATTGCAACAACTTTAGTAATGAAATTTTGGAAGATGGCATCTGTAAGAAGAGGCAGGTAGGCTTACtactcattttcatttctgattttGCCATTCACATATTTAAGAACACAAAATATGCCCGAAGCCTTAAGAATACTTTTTAATATGTAATTATAAGCAAACTATAAAAATCCAGACTTTATGAGATCTTAAGAACTCACCTGATTTACCTAAGTGAAAAAAACACCCGCTGTGGAAACCTGACCCTAATAATAgtcataaatacatttataaatCTATTTAGAGAACATTTATAATACTTATTAAAGTAATCATAAAGCATATTAATATCACAATATAAATTCTGAGCTAGCATTAAGCTACTGATatcagaaatgaaatgaaatgagaaaattattaaagatTTCTGATAACAACGTACTAAAAATAATACATCAAAGTCTCAAGTCACAACACTCGGAATAGTCTAACTGGAAAAAGTCCGACAGAGATCGACATTGTTGTGACCAATGAATACtcataaaggaaataaataagcTGGGCATAGAAGGTGCCTGAGGATCACAATATGGAGCGATATCTGTGGTACGGAAAGCAATACTTTAAGTTGGTGCAGGGCTCAATATGATTTACAGCAGGTCCCAGCTTTAGTGAACACTGTGTCCTTAGCATCCGATGTTGTATGTTAAATGTTTGTTTAGGTATCTCTACACAAGATGGCATCCTACTGCACCAAAAACAGACTTCACACCAAccagaaaaatttaaataactTCAATCATGCAAAAGCGAATCATCTTTTGTGAGTTGGTATGTGTTGTATATGATTATCTGTTCACATGGCAAAGGAAGGCCACCTCCTCTCTGAGAGTATTCACACTTCGATTTGTAACACATCTGAATACAAAAGGGCATTTTAAATATTGAGGATTTAGTCATCCGACACCACACAGTCTTTTAGAAAGGCTTAACTTCTACCAGAGAACAGACTATGGGCAGTTAGGAGGTTATATCCAAAATTCCCTCCTGTAAAACCACAGAAGAGAACTAGCACAGTCTTAAGCATAACAGTTTTAACCTTTGGCAtgtcagcacagaaaagcaaatctgTAAGAATCAAACATTTATAATCTCCCTATTCATTCTACACACTTACCTCACTCTGTCCATTATCATCCTGCTCCTCAGTTGTGGTCAAGGTAGGTGTTTCAGGTCTATCTGCAAGTTCAGCTACTGtctcttcattttcctattGTAATGAAAACTAGTTTTCAGCTAAAAGTATTCCATGTCATGAGTAATTAtctcaagaaaatatttcagatgtgTTAAAATGACACTATGTTAATATAAAGAGAATACTTTAGATCTGTGCTATAAAATGTCTTAGTATGTGAATATGGTCTTTGTATGCTTGTTAAGACTATTTTTatcaatgttttttaaataacaggAATTTTGGTTTAAATTTCTACATAATATCTTTTCCTATTACATTCATACTGTCGTCTTTCTACAACTAAGTTCTGTCAGGATTTTAAGACTGTTCTAGAAACATGTATATATCTAAAATATTACGTGTTCCACATAAATTTAAGAGATATTCACATTTAAAAGATTTATAGCTTTATATTATAAGAAATGGTGCTAATTACCAGTGCATGTTTTTACTGAAATAGCATCAAAAGACCACACATTTACACGGATATCTGTACATACCCTTCTGTTAGTATAAATTCCTGTGGACCAAGAGGATCTCTCATTCCAAAGGCATCCCAATTCCAAACCACAGTTCTTTTTCCTAGTACAGCAAATGGACTTTGCACTGACACAGTGTAAAACACTACTGCTTAGACATTTAAattagaaattctgaaaaatattttctaaaaaaaaaatattctgaataatACTTTCTCATAAATGGGAGGAAGGTGTTAGACATTCTTCCTCCattcctattttttaaaaattatgtgtttGTTCAATACCTGCGGGCTTCTGCCTTGTGTTTTGTATTTAACACTTGCATCCGGGAAAGACAGCTGATTAACAGTATTTTCAAAGCACTGACTAACCTCTTGATCTTTCTGCTGCAACAGCATTTTATCttcttcattttgctgttcCAACTCCTCATGTACTTTTCCCAGCTCCTCACATTCTTGTTCCAACTGACGCTGCAGTCCGTTTAAGAATGGACAAATTAGAACAAAACACACCCCACATCACTCATCTTCCCCACTTCACTGTGAAATGCATTTCACAATTGGaatcttaaataaaataaaaaggaagcacAAAATATAACTACAGTGTTAATAACATAGGGCCCTTTCAATATCATCTGACTCAACATTCTCATAGGTTTTAGACTCACATGGATAGAAAGTCTTTGCTaccaagaggaagaagaaatacacCACTGAACTTAGGGTACACACCTAAGATACTGTCTCATTCCACATGCTCTTTATCAGTCTATATTCATTATCTCCCATACTTAAGCTCTTTGATACTTCGTATAGTAACTAGCAGAGACAGATCAATACATATAGAATCAAATCTCTAAAAAAGATCAGTAAGTGACGTCATTAACATTAACCACCTTCATCACCAACCTTTAATATTTCTAATGGGAAATATCTAATACAATTCATTCTTTTGTAACCCTGAGTCCTAAGAAAACTGTGGAAACTGCATACTACGAGTGTTCACATCCAACAACACCAGGGTCTAGTGAATATTATTTACCATAGCATTTTGCGAGCAGTTACTACAAACGTGGTCATATTGTAATAACAGTTTTCACAAGCCTTTTTACATATAATCAAAACATGCTTGTGTACATGACTACAGCCAAAACTGTGAGTTAGGTTAAAAGATGTGTCTAATATGACTATTGTTTAACATCTTTCCTGTAATTTACACAAAATAATTTACTTAATtctcttttaattatttctagAAACAATCTTATGCTCTTGTCACCATTTACTATTTCAAATGACAGAAGCTCTGGTCTGCAAATTAGGAAATTCCAAAATGAAGAACTGTAATAGAATTAAATGGAATGAATGCATCTTGCACTAAAACTTATTAAGGTCATCACAGATTTAAAACTACACTTCTGATTTTAACACCATGGAAGTCAGCCACAAGGAAAAAATCCAGTCAGACAATGTCACCATTGCCACAGCAACACTGAGGGTGTTACATGTGTGGTCAAAGTCGCCCAACTCCTTTATAAGGAACAGCTAGAAACACAGACGTTAACTTTATTTCTCATAATTGAAGTCATTTTATTATGGGATTCAAACTGCTTTATGCCAACAGACAGctcaggaagaggaaaggaaaggaaaggaaaggaaaggaaaggaaaggaaaggaaaggaaaggaaaggaaaggaaaggaaaggaaaggaaaggaaaggaaaggaaaggaaaggaaaggaaaggaaaggaaaggaaaggaaaggaaaggaaaggaaaggaaaggaaaggaaaggaaaggaaaggaaaggaaaggaaaggaaaggaaaggaaaggaaaggaaaggaaaggaaaagagagcacCTCATTGGACTGGGCTATACATACTGCTTAAATACGCAATCTTCATTCACGGGTTCCCAACCACTTTTAGGACTCTTTAATTGTGTATACATTCTCATTATCTTTTTTGCATTACTGTTATTGCATTGAACTAACTTGAGACTATGATCAGTTATTACTTCCAGGCCTTCTAGCATGCACGTAAAAAAATTTTGCAATGATTTCTAGCTTTATTTGTACCAACTTTTATTTGTACTTGACTACGGAAGATAGCCCACTTACTTACTTTACAAGTTCTCATGTAAGTCTTAAattggttgttttttattttgtgttccttcattttctttaataacacTCTACAGCATAGTATGTAAGTTTTCCTTCCCAAGTGCTGACTAATCACTTAGAAAAGTAAGATTAAAATACTTGATTTATACTACCTTCTATCAAAATACTTATAAAGATCTTAGAAGTATAGAGAGCTACAAGATGCCACAGCATCATATACCTATCATATAActattgtttaaatatttactaaCCTGATGTTGTTCTTCAAGTTTCTGCTGGATCATTAGctcttcttctttcattttccttaacATTTCCAGTTCTATCAGGGCTGCCTCTCGTTCTCGTTCCAGCTCAATCCTCTCCAACATTCTCTATTTCAGAGGTAACAcagaatcaattaaaaaaacaagaggGAGATTAAATAGTATCAATTAAATTGtcgtgattttttttccccaatgtagtttcacctttttttcttcatccaaGTTTCTTCTGTAATTATAAATCCAGTGTGCCAGATACTCTATTGGATCAGCTGGCTGATGCTCTACAACCTCTGCCAGTCCCTTTGTCAAGCAGATTCCCAGGCATCTCTTCAGATACTGAGACTCCATTCACACCTACTAACAACAGACAGACATCAGCCACCAATGTCAGAATTAGATTAGAGTTTTTAAGAATCATTGCCTCGAGCACCAAATACTCTTTTTATTAACCTGGCAGTTAAGAGAAGAAAGTTATTTAAACTTAATATTGGTTTAGTTCTTAAAAGCTCCAGTGACAGATTAGTTATATCaagcactgcaaaaaaaatgctCAATCCCCCCCTTACTGTTTGGGCAAGTAtaattcagaaacattttatttaacaaattaagaaaattaactacTATCACCTTCATAATcattcccttctgagctgacacacagctgcaaacAGTGCTGCTAAAATACTAAGCAATTCTGCAGTTCTCTGAGAGGCTGTTGAGGACCTCTGTTCTTTTAGCTTTCGCATATTCtactaacaataaaaaaaaaaaggattgttTGAGCACTGACTGGgtctttgggaagaggtagaAATTGCAGGGAGACAGGTCTGGCAGACAGGGTGGGTGCTCACACATGGTGATGTTCTTaactaaaaactgcttcacaaagCACTGTGGGCCGGTGTGTTGTCTTGGTGTGAAttcactgttcactcttgcacatcGTTTCTGACTAAGGGTAAGAAAATTACTGTATTTGAACACCTGTCCACTTGCACTGGGTGAAGTGATTGAGTTGAGCTTTATCTCTATTTGAAAGGTTAGAACATGTCCTGTAACCTCTCTTtgtcacagaacagtttgggtaggaagggaccttaaagaccatgcAGCTCTGaccccccttgccatgggcagggacacctcccactggatcaggttgctcaaagccccatccaacctggcctcaaacacctccagggatggggcagccaccacgtctctgggcaacctgtaccagtgcctcaccatgctcacaggaaaacatttcttctaatatctcatttaaatctcccctctttaagcttaaaaccattcctcctcgtgctatccctgcattccatgatgaagagcccctccccagccttcctgtaccctctttcagtactggaaggctgctttaaggtctccctgaagccggTCTGTCCTCGTCTGGGAGGTGACCCAGCCCTCTGACAAttttcgtggcctcctctggacttgctctaacaggtccatgtccttcctgtgctgaggactctagagCTGAAGGCAGGTCTGCAGGTGGGGTCTCTTgagaggcagagcagaggggcaaaACCCCCTCCTTCACCCTGCTGTTCACGctttagatgcagcccaggacactgttggctttctgggcttcGAGCACACAtggtctctcccctcccactcttggttctcAAGCTGTAGGGTCAGCCTTGGTTTTTCTGTGTCAGAGCTCACATCCTGCTAATTCCAGATTAGCGgccacagcaacaaaaaaaccttaTTCTGACCGTTTTCCCGCGGAGCCTGTCCCCGCACCCCGTCTGAGCACGGGCCGAGCCTTTACCCCTCTGCCACCGCGTTAACCCTCCGGCACCGGAGCGCGACGCCGCGGTGGCAGCCGGGAAGGAGGACGCGCCGCGTCGCTAAGCAACGCGAGGAGGCAGGCGATTGGAGGAAAGgtccggcggggcggggccagcgCGGTCGCCGACAGCGCCCCctggcggggcggcggcgcggccccGGGGGAGACAGGGCTCGGCATCGTACGacggtttgggtcggaagggacctcaaagccgtccagttccaccctctgccatgggcagggacacctcccactggatcaggctgctccaagggtcatccagcctggccctgaacacctccagggatggggcagccaccaatacttctctgggcaacctgagccaggggaCCACCACCCTCaacctgaagaatttcttcctaatgactACTCAACAAAGGTCTTTGAGTTTAaccgtacctgcccactactaaaccatagctctgagcacctcatgtcTGAGCACCTCTGtctttaaaacacctccaggaatgatgactcaaccactttcctgggcaactgTTCCAGTGGTTGTGACctctttccatgaagaattttttcctaatatccaatctaaacttcccccagaggaacttgaggccatttcctcttatcacttgctgcttgggagaaaagaccagccgccacctccctacaacctccttttaggcagttgtgGAGAGCACCAAGGTCTCCCCATGGCCCCGGCAACCACTACCGGCTCCCCAGCATCTTCTACAACCAGTACCAGCACCCCCCTTCGGTCCCTGCAACTGGTACCAGCACCCCTGATGGCCCCTGCAATCAGTCCCAGCTCCCCCACTTCTCCTGCAACTGGTACGAGTGTCCCCTCTCAGCTTCTGCAACCAGTACGAGCTCCCACTTGGACCTGGAACCGGTACCCATGCCCCTCTCAACCCCTGCAACCTGTACCAGCTCCACCTACAATCCTTGCAATCAATACTGGTACTGGtgcatccctctgtccctgcaACTGGTATCAGCTCCCGCACTTTCCCTGCAACCTGTACCAGTACCCCCCACCAGCTCCTGCAACCAGTACCAGCCTCCCCTGATGGCTCCTGCAATTGGCACCACCTCAGCCCCTGCAACCGATACCGGCTCCACTTGTGGTCTCTGcgatactgaaaatgcaaataaactctccaagagtca includes these proteins:
- the LOC138724305 gene encoding DPY30 domain-containing protein 1-like — protein: MESQYLKRCLGICLTKGLAEVVEHQPADPIEYLAHWIYNYRRNLDEEKKRMLERIELEREREAALIELEMLRKMKEEELMIQQKLEEQHQRQLEQECEELGKVHEELEQQNEEDKMLLQQKDQEENEETVAELADRPETPTLTTTEEQDDNGQSESVTDDTAEAEKESSQQI